The following proteins are encoded in a genomic region of Methanomicrobia archaeon:
- a CDS encoding DUF1015 family protein, which produces MVEIRPFKATILNPELETRAELVCPVYDTIDAQQYERYAADRNNVIHFSTRKEGVAEDDFVDYAKLSLERLFAEGILKGRDHPAFYIYGIRYSLSRSLVEQIPREERREVYFAFGLVTLVKVDKLNEHSIVGHEKTFETKTRERSHLMKACGMNFSPIVAEYNMPGHEINNIFEDYLGFHRPDLELDEQRKPVMDVVINGARHLLWEVADKDVIDKIQQLVREKRIMILDGHHRYTAAYQVSKDQEEGTAYTLMMLVEGGDRALLLLPWHRCVRQCRREELWARIADYFTVESYDKRAGEAQIYSRLNESTDEFDVRFGMYDGEKYYVLRADKERIGKLAEARGERVGLDVISLHEWLIGPTLIGEPEDVVFTASPQEAIEKVDKEAYEVAFFLRRLRIADVEYKAHVEKKVFPQKSTLFLPKVAEGIVMWKWK; this is translated from the coding sequence ATGGTGGAGATAAGACCGTTCAAGGCGACGATACTGAACCCGGAACTGGAGACCAGAGCCGAACTGGTATGCCCTGTCTACGATACCATTGATGCGCAGCAGTACGAGCGTTATGCAGCCGATAGGAACAATGTAATCCATTTTAGCACGAGAAAAGAGGGCGTGGCGGAGGACGATTTCGTAGATTACGCGAAACTGAGTTTAGAGCGCCTTTTCGCCGAGGGGATTTTGAAAGGGCGTGACCACCCCGCGTTCTATATCTACGGGATTCGGTACAGCCTCTCGAGGAGTCTAGTGGAGCAAATCCCCAGAGAGGAGCGAAGAGAGGTCTATTTCGCATTCGGGTTGGTCACATTGGTGAAGGTCGATAAACTCAACGAGCACAGCATAGTGGGGCATGAGAAGACGTTTGAGACGAAGACGCGCGAGCGAAGCCATCTGATGAAAGCGTGCGGCATGAACTTCTCGCCGATCGTCGCGGAATACAACATGCCGGGCCATGAGATAAACAACATCTTTGAGGATTACCTGGGCTTTCACAGGCCGGATTTGGAGCTAGATGAGCAGCGAAAGCCGGTCATGGACGTTGTGATAAACGGCGCTCGCCACCTGCTCTGGGAGGTAGCGGACAAGGACGTTATTGATAAGATCCAGCAGCTCGTGCGTGAGAAGCGGATCATGATTCTTGATGGGCACCACCGATACACCGCGGCGTATCAGGTGAGTAAGGATCAGGAAGAGGGCACGGCATATACGCTGATGATGCTGGTAGAAGGCGGTGATCGAGCGCTTTTATTGCTACCTTGGCATCGCTGTGTGCGGCAATGCCGTAGGGAGGAGTTATGGGCGAGGATAGCGGATTATTTCACGGTAGAATCGTACGACAAGCGTGCGGGCGAGGCACAGATCTATTCGAGGCTTAACGAAAGCACCGATGAATTTGACGTGCGATTTGGTATGTACGACGGAGAGAAGTACTACGTGCTGCGAGCGGATAAGGAAAGAATCGGGAAATTAGCGGAGGCCCGCGGCGAGCGAGTGGGACTGGATGTCATCAGCCTGCACGAATGGCTTATTGGGCCAACGCTTATTGGCGAGCCTGAGGATGTGGTCTTCACCGCCAGTCCGCAAGAGGCGATCGAGAAAGTGGATAAGGAAGCGTACGAGGTTGCGTTCTTCCTCAGACGGCTGCGTATAGCCGATGTGGAATACAAGGCGCACGTGGAGAAGAAGGTGTTCCCGCAGAAGTCAACGCTCTTTCTGCCCAAGGTTGCTGAGGGTATCGTGATGTGGAAATGGAAGTAG